The Lutzomyia longipalpis isolate SR_M1_2022 chromosome 2, ASM2433408v1 DNA window CGCACATAATTCTAATTCCTCCTCAATTCCACCGAAAATCTATTCTTCACCGCCTCACATTCACTGAAATTTTGCGTGCACAAGATGGGATGCggaagtgcaaaaaaaaagacgaagctatttttccgaattttcctctttttgtttggcaaatttttgggagaattcTCGCCACCAAAGCACTTTTTCAAACACTTTTCCTGCACAAAACTTGCAGCAGATTTTTTCCTCGTaacttttccacacacaaacttttcgtttttttttttatttcggagaaaaataatttgcttttGCACACACAGTGTGTGTTGGGGAAAAGTTTCTGTATTTACGTAAAAGTTGCTGTCATCCAGTTTACTGGCTCCAGAGAGAATCgagacacacacacagaggTGCTCACAGATACCCCGCACCGTACCCCGCTGTACCCGCCATTGAACCCCCAAGCTGGAGAATTGCGAGGATTTTCCATCCTGCTTCTCCCATTTGAGCGTCCCTTCGTCCTTTTTCACGCATgcatttattgatattttaccCTCTGCCCACGCCCGCCTGCTGTCCAGCGCACCCCTCGCATACACCCGACCACCTCACGAGGGCTTGTGCTGGAAAATGGCGCGGATGCGCAACGCATATTTTCCCTCATACAACCACTTTCCACCACCGCACCACCCCCCCTGAGCACCAACCCCTAAGTGCTGCTGGAAAATCCTCGCACAAGCACCGAGGAGTGGTGAATTGTGTAGCTGtgtgaaaaatactttccaCACATCCAGCTTCGGCTCATCATATTCTGAAGGAATTTTCACCATGAATTTCCTCACTCACGATCCACTCGCAGAGAGGCGCACGTCAAAGGAAAATCACTTtgggaaattgtggaaaatgtttgcttcaaaaataaaatgttgtaaaagattttttttaatattctatgtCTTGGCTTGatgagttttattaaatattttagaaaagaaatatctttttaattgttcttttaagaatctatttcaaattattcttttaagattaaactgatttttctgacttatttttctgatcaaaaaaatgattatgttgaaaattgatagaattttattgaaaatattaaattgatttaaattatataagagaaataaaaaatattcttaatattttgcaaagtattcgttatattttaagaaaatacgTTGTATTAGAAagattaagaatattttaaagaatattcaaaaaagagaatattctTTCATTGGAAAACATATTCGGAATATAATGCTGAATATTGCGAATACGGAGAatatttatagagaaaaaatatttcgaatattctaaaataatatttataccCTTTAGaacctttagaatttttagaaacCACTGACTGAACCAAAactgaatatttttacattttttaataacaaaatttttttttatcaaaaattaagaattattctgtggctttttaacgtttttactTTAATAAGAGCTCAAAAtgtttgcaaataaaataagcGGAAAAAGGCTTTTTCATTCTCCTCCGTCTTCCTTAAATCTTTAGGTCGGGagattaattttgcaataattttgcacattaaaaaaataaaaatattttacattaaataaaactaagaatttagaatataacttatttattcaaatatttttaaagttgtttAAATAATGgtcaattcaataaatatttaaaggttattttttaaaaaatatggattttcaataataaagaaaacttaaatagaaaatgaaagctttcatgATCCTTCCCTAACTTCAACGAGCGATCTCAAGTAATTTTTCACAgcgagagaaattaatttcaagagCATACAAAAACAGGATCACTTTAAGATCCTTTCAGATTGCCTTGCGCAACCAGAgctatcaaaaaaaatcattaaaagaacatttaaaaatcaattgagaataatttccaaaaCATCACATGGAAAGTTAAATCTCTTCCCACAATCAAATGTTGATTTGGTTGATTTGTCATTCCAAATGTTATCGATTCCTGATGAATTATTAATCCCTGATGCATCCACCCTGTATTGAACATATTTCTGtggtgaaaatgtttttttttttttttctagagggAAACTTATGTTTCCACATACCCACCACTGCTCCTCACATACACCCTCACAACCCCATGGAAACAACATTTGGGGTGGATGGCATGAATGGTGaagaatgtttaaaattccttGTTGGCTGTTTTGGGATGATTTCCTCCAATCTGCACCAGGACACGAGGTCAGCATAGCCCATTCAGCAAAGGAAGGGACCCACAACATGTCGCGGACCTCAACACTTTGGACAAAGAGGCTACTCCGGGGGGTTCGTGAGGGCAACCGAGTGTGACACATCCTGCTTTTTGTTGGTGGTGTGTTCTGAGGAAAGTGAATTCACAGTTCACCACCCTCTCTCTTTCGCATTGACGGTGGTGGTCTCTCAGCAACATTATATGGAGAAATCCTCTCACAATTGAGAGTAGCATAGTGGTGCGAGAGTTGGACGTAGCAGCGCGAATCATAGGCAGGTTGTGGTAGAAGACACACGAAGGAGGGTGCTTCGGTTGTACGTACAGTGAGTTTTTAAGTGGAGAAAAGgaagtttcattttttggaatttccaTTTCATGTGAAAAGTCTCGACCTTCCTTTCTGAAGGTAATCCCAAAAGAGTGATACATATATCAAAGGGGCAGCAAAGGGGTATTCCCTGTGAGCCCTGAGTGTTTTTTAATCTGCTCTGCAAATGCTGTGGATTTTGCAGTGATGTGAAAATTGtattctgagtgagaaaaatcgAATCGAGCACGTCCATTTGCGGTGCACAAAATTCACCTTCTGCTCAACTTTGTACAAGCACAGTGTGTGCAAATATGGATGAGATTTGGTATCCACATCAGAGACTACCCATTGAGTACCTGTGATTTCATCCAAGCAAACCAGGAGGATTACCGTGATACCCAAGAGTGAGGGCAGAAGAAAGTAGAGACATACAAGTATGTGGGAATAAGTTCATTTATCGATTTTTCTCCAACAGTAGGATGAATAGTTTAATTTTGACTCTCAACATTTCTGTGCCTTTCTCTCTCGCACCCCCTTACAATGTAGCATTACTCTCCGTATGTATGCTCTTATGTGTGTTGGGGGGGTAGTAAATCCCTTCGGAACCCTCTTTTTCGGTCTTGGCTTTAAATTCGTCATCCAGCCCACCCTTCTCGCTCACTCGCACCACATCCTCTCGCATTTACATGCTCCCTTGCTGTTTACTGGGGGGATGACTCACTTGCACCTTACATGGGAATTTTCTCAGTCTCTTCCCACACCCCCTCTGTGTACACTCATCTCCACCAAAAACCCTATTCCTCATCCCTCCGCAGAATATCTCTCAATTGactcaaaacattttcttcttcactatCATGTCCCCCCCAATGCTCTATCTAAAGGAAAAGAGAGCAAGAGCATCTTCAGCAGGAAACCATCTTCGCGCTACGACCCCCAGACACCTCCACGACGATGCATTTGATATTCTACAGAATTAAACTTTCAAACAGTTCCCGCATCTAGCTTACAGCtcgcttaaaaaaaaattacataatttacaacttcttttaaaatattctttgagaaattttctttctttaaaagttttccagaagaaaaaaaataaatatctttaaaattattattgaatgAACAGACTTTGAGGGACTCTTTACCTATTGGCCTGTTGGAtgggtaataaaaaaatattaaattcaatttaaactgtaacaaaatacataatattccTTTTGAAACCCCTATTAAACGAAAAAGGATAACATTTATGGAGTTTTATGCTAATAGAGCAACATGCGAGAGGGAATTCTTAATCGCCGCtgtaaatgatttaaatatttcatatccttgctgaattttataagaataCCTAAAAGGGTTGAAGAAATAGtgggaaatgaatttttataccATCATTATATATCGCAATTTCCCAACATTATGTGTACAATAAACATATCACAACTAACTGCtactttgaataaattattttattttaatttaaatgagcaaaaaattgatttataatgttgaaatgaaaattataatgaattttccgaaaggaaattttaattccgTTTTTAGGAATCTTCTAAAATAGTTCGaagaaattctaatattttttctatatttattttagtaaaaaagcaatatatttttctttataaatttttagtgAATGTTTCGTTCGATATTAGGATCTTCCTTATACATAGGCCAtttctctcaatattttttacaaaaattttaaagaaaattcgtttAGGGGTTGTCATCTAATTATAAAAActaaaggaattttaagagcgattttccaatcaattttgaggtgaaaaaattaataaaattacttaaattatCATCGAACTCTGATTAGagagtatttttaaaacaattttttattctcaaagaaattattttaaaaaagttttcacgTTTTGCCATTTTGCCCCTTATTTGGCTTAAAGATTTTagaataacaaataaattaaaaaaaaataatcatcaaTACTcccaatttaattcatttaggGACGAAATATATTTCCTTTCTCTGAAAATATCTCTTTcttcaaaaatctcttttaaagtATTTCCTTGATCAGCCTGATAAAGATCCTTTCGAAAACtataattgaaataataatttcaaattttcttttctcaattttgaagtaattgtgaacaagaattttaagagaaacaACCCCAATTAAACTCTTGCtgaaaattggtgaaaatgtggaaaactAAACATCCTTTTATTGCAAAGTAAATCCAGAGAAAACAAACAGAACATTGTCCTTTTAGCCGTGGCACAATAAGGGCTCTATAAAAGGAAGgaataaatgaatattttataactttATTAACCAACAATTCCTCTCTATTTCTTGCTCTATTTAGCCTTCTtgcgattttttcttcttgctctGCCTTTCTTATTTCCAATCCTTAATCCCTAAATCTACTGTCTGTGAAGCCGGCATTGATGTTGGTGCACAGAGTTCAACTCAGCAATAAGGATCAAATGGGGGTCTTGTTGTTGGGTACGGTGGGGCGGGGGGTGGAGGTGCAGGCGAGGTGCGGGTGGAAAAGACATCAAATATATGGGAGTGAGTTACAGAAATATACACTCTGTGGGTTTCCACACCATATCGTTGCCCTTTTAGAGACTATCCTACCTATATAGTTAGATGGGTGTTTGCGCGCCATAGGGAGGGCGAactgaagaaaaatgtgaagtGGAAGACACATAGAATAATAATTCCCTTCTCCCTTTGCGAAAGGAGGCAGCAAAGAAGGGaaagagaggagaaaaaaaaagaatccaagACGGTGGAGAATATGTGTGTGGAAGAGGAGTATAAAAATCGTTAGAGTAAATGtctgtaaaattttcctttcattgcGGTGTGTGTGCAGGAGAGACGAAAATTTATGGGATTCAACTTTCTCCGGTTGGCGTGAaagtatacctacatatacatacTTATATGCGGGGCTGACAGGAAGAGAGGGGATGCAAGAGGGGTGGAGGGAGTAgaattgttaaatttaaatgcttttcATTATCTCCAAATGAATGAGAATTGTGTCCTTATCTCAAGGAAAATGTGACAAATATAATTTGCTTTCTCgcaaattttccatcacaGCCGCACCACATTTCCTCCCCAGGGCCATCCACATCTCGCAAAGGGCATCTCTTCCACCCCATTTGCAACCATGGTGAGCACAACAATCAGCCTCGTTGACACGAAAACACCCACAGCGACGAATCACAGCTCCGGGCGTACAGCCGGTGAGTCATCTGCAGGAGCCTCaggcggtggtggtggtggtggtggtggcaaTGGCGTCGGCGGGAATGTTCTCAACGAACAGATTTCGATGCTCTTCCCAAAGTGTCGTCCACGGAATGATGTCAATCTCAATCCCCTCACCACCCATGTACCCCCATCGCCGCCACCATCGTCGCTTTCCTCCTCAAACTCCTCAGTTCGCATTCCGCTGTCCAAATCATCGTCCGTCGCCACGAATCCCTTCTTAACTGCAACACACGACTTGGGGGGTATTTCTGGACGACCCGACAGGTATCctttacttcttttttgtATGCTTTAAACATCTcaggcaattttcttttattcctaattcatttaattaaaaaactaaaaactttccaagaaaaaaatcaattcttttaaCAAAGAATTGATTCCATTGCAATTTCCGTTTCAATTCAAACACATTTGGTATGTTAATTAGCTTTAGCTGCGTgctaaaatgcaatgaaaacaTAAATCAGATTAATTACAGGATTTCATTGCTTAATTTTCATGGCTTATCTAATCAGAAAGCTCACGAGAAAAATCGGGTGGAGAAGTAAATCAaagaatggagaaaaatttataatttctttcatgtcaatttattttcatttaattgaattcaatgaaaagaaaatgattaaaaataaatatttgcaggTTTAGCAACTACTACTATGGGAACACAAGTCAAGCATCAATGGACTACGGATCCAACTACACTCAGAATTCCACTGAGATGATGTCGAAGCACTTTCAGAAGCACCTAAATCACGTCCAGCGATCAGCTTCGTATCACCAGAATCCATTTTTGAAGGACACCGAATTGGGATTCTGGGATATGCGAGCTAGGACACCGAATACAACTCCAGCAAGTACCGTACTTAATTCCCCGGAAGTCACGGATAGTGAAGGAGGAATGGCGGGTCCACCGCTTGGTTTGGTCAGTCGCAGCCACATTGGGATGCTCCCGTCGAAGCAATCACATCATATTCGTGTTGGACGAAGCCCTGTGGGACACGGTGAGAGTTATTCTTTTGTAGAGCCAACaaatgcagcagcagcagcttcGTGCTCTTCAACTTCAGCTTCCGGACGGAGTGTTGCGGTGGTTACAGACGGAGAAGTTGTCGTATTCGATGACATTGGTGACACTTGGCAAAGTAATTATAAGTAGAAGAAGCCAGAGGGGGATGGAAATCGATTGAAAGGACCCTCCACAACATGCAAGAATGAATGTTCTCTCATTGCAGATTTGCGCATAACAACGGAATCAGAAATGCCAGAACACAAGACAATTCACGAGGAGAATGACGAAGAGGAGGATGATGAGGAGGACGAGGAGGAGACTGTAGATATTTTTGAGCATACCCGTGTACCGAGGGagcaaataaatcacaaaatggcCAACCATTTGGAAGCCACCACCACGAGATATGTGTCGAgtggaaaaaatgtttctgGCATCATAGGTAATTTGTCACGTTGGGGGGGGAAATGCGAGGCCCTATATGGATGGCAGGGTGTGATGGACAATTTCTCACTTTCACAGAATATGATGGTTCTCCGAGGCGATTTGGCCATTTGGCCACATCAAGTACCATCAATCAGTACTACGATGACACCCCTATTTCTAAAGCACAAACCTACGGTACGATGACCACAAAGCTGAAACCACGACCAGGATTCCCACAGCGTGTTATGCCATCGCCCACGGAACCCACAACCGTACCCCTGGATGAGCACAGCCACGATCAGGAGGGTAGTAGTAGCAGCATCAATGTAGCAGAAATGCAAACACCAACGGATTTTACACTAACCGAACCAAAACTCTCAACATTTGACTACCTGTACGAATTCTCCGAGACACGCAAAGTTCTCGAAGAATTCTTCAAGTGTCCCATTGCGGAGGATGATAAGACGCTTGAGAAGTTGAGTGATTTCAATGGAAGTGATGCTGACAGTACGGTGAgttaaacattattttttttaattaatcccaATTCACCTTTTGCATTCGCACCCCCATTTGACCTTTCACCTTCAAAGCATAAGAGagcaattatattttatttttaaaaatagtttcttttaattgttatCCCTCCGACTTTttcgaagaagaaaaaaaaagaaccaattaaagtaattttactctcaaaaatattttaaaaattaaagtcaatcataacgcgtccagttataagagttggtgtcccacaacgtgtagaagtttgtttatgcgttgtaatgcgatttgtgagcagaattagcagacaaagatttttttttgtaaaattcgacaattttatggataaaaatggtcatatctttagttctataagacctacagaaatttcttgactagttttggaaaggtattaaaacaggctattaactaagataaatttcaattattttcaaggtcacctccagaacacaaaatggcggaattttgttttgcgaaaacagtttttggcatttttggtcccgaaggaatagttctagaggtttctgatgttctagaaagttgtagagttttgcaaaacctttaatttgatactaagatgagcaaatgcaagaatttttcaaactgcgatatcttctaaacggcgacatagattttcttcattttcggactggtgaaagatattgagtcaagccacaacatatcaaaatttaaaggaaaacgataatagatgttgggagatattgccccttaaagttaggcaatttttgtttttgattttagcgcctcttgcggatgtttttagaacttgaaatgttttatatagttgtagggcttcttaaaacctttcatttgataccaagatggtcaaaatcggtcaagccgttttcaagttatattgaaaaaacactttgctttaggccgccatatttgctaaacggcttgaccgattgtcaagtatgaattatttatgaaaacgtctcactgagctctacaacatactaaaatttcagacctctagctgtaagggaagtggttgatggtagttcaaaatggcggatggcggccatcttggattccgaaaatgcgaaaaaaatgaaattttacacccacatttctatagaaaacttcaaaccgtaagtctctatctgttaccgttctcaagctataaggcaaaatgtggagtccaggccggcaggccggccggatcaaaatttttccaccaccattttcagaatgtgggttgtctaaaacgtgctcataccaagtttgagcccgatctgaggtggtcggtttttccgacgattacaatacttggtgttggccacgtagtggaacaccaactaattaaaagCTTTGTTTAATGGCTAAGAGAATAATacaggaaaaaatgaaattatcgATTCTACTTAACATGCAGTAACAAACAATATACATAGCACAGTATCATGGCGGAAAAGAGGACAAAAGGAAACgaataattgcaaaatagCTATCATTAATCGCATATGTAGACTCTCACTGCGGCTGAGATTCTTATCAAGACACTTTACACTCATTAAATTCCAGTCCTGAGTAGGGAGATTTAtgcaatgagatttttttatacatatttcccCTCAAAgccacaaaagaatttaaactattaaaatatttaatttttgctacttataaaattttatatagtaGCATAAAAAGTTGCATAAATTGGTTCAAATTAcatcaatattaaaaattaatagagattttaaatgtttatttacaccaatgaaaaaaaatcagatcaaccgaataaaattattttttcatgggaaaatggcaaattttacgtgcataaaaaatgcataaaaactattttttaaaactttatgtTTTAATCGATATTGTTAATATTaataaggaataaaaaattgaaattttttgcattgaattcaAGAATATTGTTTTGTTTGAAGAATATATTCCATTTGATTGGATTTTCAATTGCATCTACTACAGAGCTTTTATAGCTTtcaatttgagctttttcccgTTTTATCATGAACATTATTTCAAATCATCAACACTAAAACTTGACACGCTATAGcattaaagtaaaatcaaagAGATAGAATCATTTAGCTAAAGAATCtgtgaaattttgcataataaattaatgaataaacatTATGAGATTTTCTAATTGAGCTTTCGAAGAACTTTCacatacctatgtatatattaGTTGAGACTTTGAATTGTCTCATTCAGTTGAACACATATTGTTAATTTCATTACATCGTGAGAGGATGTTGACCTCAAAGAGCAATTTGGTGAAAGTGTCTATGAGTAGGCAAAATTGAAACATCCACCAACCGTAAGAAGAGACTATATTGCTCACATTTAAATGCTAAAAGCACTTTTGGGTGGGTTTTTAGTACAGTGAGAGGGCGGGTGCGGAACTTTTGATTGCGGTTTCCAGAAAACACCTCCGCAGCATTTGAGAGTTTTCCTTTGCTTACAAAAACACATCGTAAAATCTTGCTGATTCCGTTCATTTTGATATTTCCAAGGATTCACTGTTTGTGGTTACACGCCTATATAGAATAGAGGGGTTGAATTCCAAGAATATTCGCATGTTAACCAAGCTTACACGTGCACGGAATTCTCTTTCTCTATTTtgaattctcaaaattcaccCCACAGGAACAAGTGAAATCTAATTAATGGagtttcatttaataattcaaGATAAATTAACTGTGAGAATGGAGGTAGTAGAAGTCAGTTTAGAAGGTGCTAAGCctcaataaattgagaaaaatataaatttcttaagaaaatccttataaagaaataaattcttcaagaaattaaaaacagAAGAATCCCATCTCTtatctattttaattaatagaaCAGATAAGATTTCTTATCAATTGATtggaatcaattttaattttattagtggTTAGTTTGAAGAAAGACGCACAGGTGCTATCACAATTATTTCCACGAAAAGCCATCTTCTGTTTACTCATCAATTGattcattaagaaaataaatttaaaaaaaaatcaatcaattgaaCTATATTTAGAACTAATACGTTTGCCAAGAATGAATTGTTTTCATCAAGTGcgcaaaaaactaataaaaacttttttatttccataaaaattgctcaattccgctgaaagaaaaagcttttgaatcactccaaataaatttttataaataataattgagaATTCACAATTTTAGGCCATTTAGAGCTAACAATTCacgaaaatattgaaaaataatcaagaaaatataaaaaaaaattctcagtaaaataaaattaagttttgaattagataaaaaatgaatttattgtgatgtaaaaaaataaaattattctacagCAGTTATGAATGAAGATTTTCAGGGGAAAATACTAATTTATACAGAGTAGGATCGATGGAATGTTTTAATAATCCTCCTCAGGTGTAGCCTCAGTATTGCCAGGTGTGGTAGTTTCGTAGTTACATTCAACATTTTCCTTCCAATCGCACAACtgcaaaaagtattttagatttaatacaatttcctaattcttttttagtgaaggaatttatgcaaaaaaaatatggagaAAGTCtactttttaatcatttttaatgaaaattttactttttgttaGACTTTTCCTGTCGCTCTTTAAAAGAGATTAATATATTGCAAGTTGTTCAATTTTCCTTACATTTTTCTCTGGATTGAAGTGAAGTCCCCATGGGCAAGAAAACTCATGTGGTCTTCCATGGCTacagatgtagaattttcCACAGTCCGATTCATGCGGGAACATAATAAGATCCTTACGCTGTTCTTGCTCTTCGGGGCACACAAAGGTTCCCATGGCAAAGCCAATGATGGCAAAAATCACAACTAAATGGAACttcatgattttttgttgttgtttaaattaattacttagTAAATGCACTAAAAACTTAATCAATGAACTGCTTGTGTTGCACTGTTGGCAAATACTTCCACGAGGTACGCTTAAATACTCTCACTACAAGTCTGttatcttttcaaaaaaatctttatcaatTTCCTTAGATTGTctggggattttcttttttttgtgcaattctCAACTACTTCCACTTAATGCGTGTCTACATAATGTTAGTACTTGAATTGATTCTTGAGACTAGACAACAGCTgcaaaatttagcaaaatgtGTGTCATCAGGGGAAATTTCGAGACACATGCCTTCCTcaagttgaaaattcaaaattctctgGGAGCTGGCTTAACGATCATCACAAGAGCTTTTATTCTGTACTTAATAttcttatgaatttaattcaatacaaATCCAATTGATTCATCAGTCATTGAATAAAGTTGAAGAGCATTTAGCTGGAAATAATTTGGCTTAATTGTACCGGAAAAGCAACTTCCGtcacagaaagaaaaactttataaaagctccgaaactaaaaaaaaaaaaagtttttttatgtaaattatataTCCATGTAGTCTATTGAATCCTTAGTTCAGAACAAGAGGACCTCAAAAGTGAATTGTTGAACTTTGTCTTGccttatttataaattcaagtTAACCCACAAAAACGCTGAATTCCAATATTTTTTGCCTCGGGTATATATACAGTCGGCGGAACACCCTGGCGAGTTTGTAATTACATAATTACAGTGTTTGCTTGTGAATTATTAACCCCATGAAGCTCCTCTCTCCGGCCATTATGCATGTAAAATCCCCATGAGTCCTGGAAAGGACTTTCTCATTGTTTATCCATGCTTTTCCAGAACCCCAAAGAACGTGTGTCGTCAATTCAGGTCATACCGCTGCTCGCAAAGTTCCTCGCCTATATTATCCCAACCCGTTCATGCTATTTTTTGCTCACatggtggtttttttttcgctctcaCAAAGTCTTATGCGGGAGgcagataaattaaatttgatgcAATCGAGCATAAATGTCCCAGGGAGAATGTAATTGGAGAAGCTTTATACAGTGCTCTCCACGTGAGAGTTTACGATAAACTTTCTCGACCTCTGGGTAGCGTCTGTCTCTATAAACTAAATAGCAAACTACACATATCCTCTCTCTCCATGTCTGCTGTGAGGGGGTTGTTTAAAATGTCTCCGTTGGATCATGAATTTTAACAATATACCCCAACCACGTCTTTGAGTTGTATACTCAGAGTACTGCAATTACCATCAATTATTAAATCAATGCTTTGTACAATTGGACATGCAGCAAACCCCATGTGTGAGTTCTATGGCCTCAGTTGCCATTTAATTCCATTTGTCCCGAGGATAATCACCTTTCCGTGGTGTTTACTACATATCCTACATATATATTAGAAATGTACTAGTTCGTACTTTAGATTTCCAcaatcaatttcatttaattcattaCAGAGgggatttaataaatttcattaacgTACATTCTGTATGtcaggaaataaattgaaataatgttCACATTGCTTTACAGTGATGTTTCGCTGTATAACgatctttatttaatttcttgttttgttttttaagaattacttgtgaagaatatttaaaaatattaaaaagaaggaaaaa harbors:
- the LOC129788698 gene encoding peritrophin-1-like; the encoded protein is MKFHLVVIFAIIGFAMGTFVCPEEQEQRKDLIMFPHESDCGKFYICSHGRPHEFSCPWGLHFNPEKNLCDWKENVECNYETTTPGNTEATPEEDY